TGCGACCGCGATCGTGCAGGCGGCGATGCGGCTGCCGGCCTCGCGCAGGATGACGGTCACGTGCCAAGGTCTTGTCGCGAAGATGCTGGATCTCGTCGGCGGGCGTGACACGCCACGGCTTCGGGTAGTACCCGGCGATGACCAGCGCTGACCTGCCCGCTCGGGACCGGGCCGGGCCGGCGCCGACAACGGTTCCCGAGGCGGTCGCCGTGGACCACCAGTTCGACGCGGACGGGCTGTACGCGTTGCGCGCCGCGCTGGCCGCGCACGCCGACCACCTGGGTGCCTCGCGCGAGCAGGTGGAGCGGCTGCTGATCGTCGGCGGTGAGCTCGCCACCAACGCGATCCGCCACGGCGGCGGCTCGGGCCGGCTGCGGCTGTGGCGCGACGGCGAGCTGCTGCGCTGCCAGATCAGCGACTGCGGCCAAGGCATGCGGGACACCGCGGCGGGCTCGCGCCAGCCGGAGCCGACCGCGCTCGGCGGGCGAGGGCTGTGGATCGTACGGCGGTTGTGCACGGACGTGGTGATCGAGACCAGCCCGAAGGGTACGACCGTCACCGCCGCGATCCCCCTCAACGGCGCCGCCACCGCGTAGCGCGGGATCGCCGCACACCGGTCGACCATCGCTCGTACGGCCGATTCATCCGACCCCGCGCGACCGTAGGGTGACCCGGTGACCGTCCCGCGGGCGAGCCGCCGCCGCGCACAGCCCCCGGCCGACCGGGAGCCGATCCTGCGCGCGGCGACACACCTCTTCCGCACGCACGGCTACGCCGCCACGTCGATCGCGCGGGTGGCCCAGGAGGCGGGCGTGTTGCCGCCGGCCGTGTTCGCGGCGTTCACGTCGAAGGCCGGCCTGCTGAGGGCGGCGGTCGAGGCCGCTGCCGCCTTCGACGACCGCACGGCGCTGAGCTGGGTGCACGACGCGCCCTCCGCCGCCGAGGCGCTGCGCCGCTACGCCGGCACGATCGCGGCGGTCGCCCAGCGGGCGTACCCGATCCACGCGGTCGCGCAGGCCGCGGCCGACGCCGACCCGAAGGTCGCCGAGCTGGTCGCCGACCTGGACCGGCAGCGGCTCACCGGTGCCGGCTACATCGCCACGGCGGTGGCGGCCAAGCGTGGCGACGCCGACCTGTCCCGGGTCGGCTTCCTGCGCGACACGATCTGGGCGCTCAACTCGCCGCTGCTCTACGGCCTTCTCGTGCACCAGCGCGGCTGGACCGTCGCGGCGTACCGGGACTGGATCGCCACCGCGTTGACCGCGCTGGCCGTACCGTCACCCCGTCAGTGAGCGGTCCGGCTGGTACGCGTACGCCGCCTCGCGCACGGTCTCGTCACTCTCCAGCCCCGCACCGAGCGCACCGCCCAATGTGGCCAGCGCGCTGACCAGCCAGGCCAGCTCCACCTGGTCGGAGAAGCCGGTGGGGTGGTCCAGCGCGGCGGCGTGCAGCCCCGGCGGCACCAGCAGCAGCACGCTGACCAGCGACAGGACGAACAGCGCGCAGTAGAGCGCCAGCACGCCGATCACCAGCGTTGTCACGGTGACGGCGTTGAGGAGGACGACCTGCTCGCGGGTGGCGCGCACGACTTCGGGGTCGCGCTGCGGCGGCGCGCGTTCCCACAGGTCGGCGCCGAGCAGCAGGGTGAGTACCACCGCGAGGACCGAGCCCGCGCCGACCAGCGTCTGCCGCAGCCAGCCGAGGTTGTCGGCGAGCAGCCAGATGTCGTTCGTGACGAGCGCGAAGACGCCGGCCGCGACCGCGGCGACAAGCGCCCGGGACAGCTCGACCGCCAGCCGCCACGGGCGGTTCGCGCGCAGCATGCCGATCAGCAGCCGCAGGTTGCCGGTGATGACGCCGGTGACAAGGCCGGCGCCACGGTCGTCGCCGGCCACGGTGCCGAGCTCGCGCAGGCGGCGCAGCAGCGCGTCGCGGTGCTTGCCGCCGCCGTCATCCCCGGAGGGCTTGACGTCGACCGGCGCGTCGCCGCCGCCGACCAGGACCGCCACCAGCCGGACGATCGCCTCGTCCGCCCGCCGCTCGACACCGACCGCGCCGAGCGCGGGCAACGAGAGCACGGCGACACCGTGCGCGCTGCTGGCGTGCGCGACGACCGGCCGCCGGGCGGTCTGCAGCGGCAGGTCGGTGAGGAACACGGCGAGCTGCCATCCCCCGTCCAGCAGGCGCCGCCGGGTGCGCGCGACAAGCTCGTGCAGCGGCGCCGGCCCGCCGACCAACCGGTCGGCCACCACGCGGACAGACCACCTGGCGCCGGGCAGCCGCTCGCCCATCTGCCTGGCCAGCCCGCCGACCAGCGCCTCGGCCATCTCCGCCGCCGGCCCCGGCGACGCGATGAGGCCGACCACGACCGTCGCTGGCTCCTCCCCCACCGCGAAATCCTTGGCCCGCACGGGGTGGCGCGCCATCACCAATTCCAGGTGACTTTGAGCTACCGCGACGTCCGTCGTGGTCCGGACCGTTGCTCCCGCGGCCTCACCGTCCGTCGTGGTCCCGCGCGGGTTGATCAGGGACTTCGTGGGTGGACACGCCGGCAGACACGCCCGCCAACTCCCTGATCAACGGGGAGAGGCGAGGGCTAGAGGGAGATCCAGCAGTAGAGCTGGTCGCCGGCGGCGCGGGCCCGGCGGGCCAGCGCCACGAGGCGGGTCATGCCGTCGCGGAGGATGTCGATGCCCTCCGGGTCGTCGATCGCCAGCTCCTCGATGGCGGCCCAGCGCTCGGCCAGCTCGGGCAGGCGGGCGTCGTCGACGCCGGCGAGCGCGTCGCGGGCCGAGGTGTGTATGGCCTGGACCCACGGGCCGGCGCCGGGGTCGCCGGGTGGCCACACGAGGTCGCCGCCGGAGATGTCGGTGTCCCACTCGACGTCGAGGATGAGGGCGACGAGCTTGCCCAGCGTGACGTTCGGCTCGATGCCCTTGGCGTCGACGCCGTCGGCGGCCGACGCGTCGCCGTGGACGATGACCGGGCCGCCGTCGGTCGCCTCCATCAGCTTGGCCACCGCGGTGTCGTCCGCGGCCCGGAAGTAGTCACACAAGACGCCCATTGCCACTCCCCTGTGTCCGCTCGAGCGGCGCACAGCCTAGCCGAGGCCGCGGACACCGTGCTTGCCAAGCGACGGCGCTCGATCGATACTGCTATCGGTTCAGAGCCGGACATGGTCGCGGGCAGGGCAACCTTCGACCGTTTACGACCGATGCGTCATGTCCACGGAGTGTCTGAACTATGAGATATCGCAGAGTCCGCCGCACGGCGTCCGCCGCTGCCCTCCTCCTCGCCACCGGCGTGCTCGCCGGCATCGGCCAGCCCGCCGCCCAGGCGGCCGCGACCCCCACCACCGTCACCGTCAACGCGCGGGCCGGCCTCGCCACCATGCCCGCGACCGGCCTCGGCATCAACGACGCCATCTGGGACCAGGAGCTCGGCACCAACGCGGTGGCCGACCTGCTCAAGTCGGCCGGCGTGACGATGCGCCGCTATCCCGGCGGCTCGTACGCGGACATCTACCACTGGGAAGACCACACCGCGCCCGGCGGCTACGTCGCGCCGAACACCGGCTTCGACACGTTCATGGCCGGCGTGCGGCGCACCGGCGCCACACCAATGATCATCGCGAACTACGGCACCGGCACCGCGGCGGAGGCCGCCGGCTGGGTCCGCCAGGCGAACGTCGTCAAGAAGTACGGCGTCAAGTACTGGACGGTCGGCAACGAAAACTACGGCAACGGCCACTACGGCGCGGCCTGGGAGGCGGACAACCACCCGGACAAGAGCCCGCGGCAGTACGCCACCGAGGTGGTCGCCTACGCCGACGCGATGAAGGCCGTCGACCCGACCATCAAGGTGGGCGCGGTGCTCACGATCCCGGCCGGCTGGCCGGACGCCGTGGTCGCCGAAGGTGACGCGGGCAGTTGGAACCAGGTGGTCCTCTCCATCGCCGGCCCGAAGATCGACTTTGTGGACGTGCACTGGTACCCGGGTGGGGCGACCGCCGCCGAAGGGCTGGCGAAGACCGCACACCTCCCCGACGCGCTCTACATCCTGCGGCAGCAGATCGCGAAGTACGCCGGCCCCGGCTCCGAGCGCATCGGCATCAGCCTGACGGAGACCAACGTCGACATCGGGCGCAACACGCAGCCGGGCGCCATCTTCCTCGCCGACACGTACGCGTCCCTGCTGGCGAACGGCGTCTTCACCGTGCAGTGGTGGAACGTCCACAATGGCATCGGCGACATCTCCACAGTGGCCGGGCAGACCGACTACGACGACTTCGGCATCCTCTCCAGCGGCAACTGCACGTCAGACGGCACGACCTGCCAGCCGGCGCTGAACACGCCGTTCGCGCCGTACCACGGCCTGTCCATGATGAACAAGCTGGCCCGCCCTGGTGACCAGTTCATCCGCGCGGCGGCCGACGACCCTCTCGTCACCGCGCACGCGGTGCGGCGGTCCAATGGGGACGTCAACGTGCTGCTGCTCAACAGCGACCCCGACAACGCCCGCGACGTCACCATCGACTACGCCGGCTTCGCACCGGCGGGCGGCGCGGTGACCGTCCACACGTACGCGAACGGCGCCACCGGCATCGCCACCGCCTCGGCGGGCACCGCGACGAGCCAGACGCTGCCGCCGTACTCGCTGACCGTCGTGCAGGCGCGCAACTCCCGGCCCATCGCCGGACTGCCCGCCGCGCCCGGCCAGCCCGCGGCGAGCGCGGTCACGGACCGTACCGCGACGATCAGCTGGCCGGCGGGCCGAGCCGGCGCGCACCCGATCGCCAAGTACGAGGTGTACCGCCAGCACGGCGCGGTCAGCGAGCAGCTCGGCGAGACGCCGGGCACCTCGCTCACCGTCAACAACCTGCGGCCGGGCAGCCGGTACACGGTGAACGTGCTCGCCCGCGACACCGCCGGCAACGTGTCCTGGGCGTCACCGCCACTCTCGTTCACGACCGGCACGCCGGCGCAGAGCGCGTGCACGGTCAAGTGGACGTACACGGCCGACTGGTCGAGTGGCTACGTGGCCTCGCTGGACATCGCGAACACCGGCACCCGCGCGCTCACCAGCTGGACGCTCACGTACGAGTGGCCGACCACCTGGCAGCAGATGAACGGCGGCTGGAACGCCAACTGGACCGCGACCGGCCGTACCGTGAAGGTGACCAACTTGGACGGTGCCGGACTCGACGTGGGCGCCACTGTCAACGTCGGCTTCGTCGGCGGCTACAGCGGGCCCAACGTGACGCCCGCCGTCTTCACGCTCAACGGCAACGTCTGCACGACGCTATGAGGCGCATCATGATCTCCGCGCTGGCGGCGTCGCTGGCGCTCGTGGCCGCGTTCGCCGTCGTGCAGCGCCCGGCCTCGGCCGCGGCGGCGGTGCGCGTCATGCCGCTCGGCGACTCCATCACGGCGGGGCCGGGCTGCTGGCGCGCCTACCTGTGGGACCGTCTACAGAGGAGCGGCTACACCGACGTCGACTTCGTCGGCACCCAGTCCGGCGGCGGCTGCGCGGTCCCGCTCGACCCCGACCACGAAGGCCACGGCGGCTTCTCGGCCACCGGCATCGCCGACCAGAACCAGCTGCCGCCGTGGCTGTCCGCCACCAACCCGGACGTCGTGCTCATGCACCTCGGCACGAACGACATGTGGGGCGGCTACATCCCGACCGACAACAAGATCACGGCGCTCACCAAGCTGGTCGGCCAGATGCGCGCAAACAACCCCAACATGAAGATCATCGTGGCGCAGATCATCCCGATGGGCGCCAACGCCTGCGCCACGTGCCCGGCCGACGTGATCGCGTACAACAACCGGATACCGGCCTGGGCGGCCGGCCTCACCACCGCCCAGTCGCCCATCACGGTCGTCGACCAGTGGACCGGCTTCAACACGGCCACGGACACCGGCGACGGCGTACACCCGAACGACGCCGGCTTCCAGAAGATGGCCGAGCGCTGGTACCCGGCCCTGGTGCGGGCGCTCGGCGGCACCACACCGACCACGCCGCCGGTCACCACACCGCCGGTCACCACGCCGCCGGTCACCACGCCGCCCGTCACCACACCGCCGCCCACGGGTGGCGCGTGCACGGCGACGTACCGGGTGGTGAGCCAGTGGACGGGTGGCTTCCAGGGCGAGGTCGCCGTCCGCAATACCGGCACCACCGCCAGGTCGGCCTGGACCGCCACGTTCAGCTTCGGCGGCGGCCAGCAGGTCACCCAGGCCTGGAACGCGACGGTCACCCAGACCGGCGCCGCGGTCACCGCGCGAAACCTCAACTGGAACGGCAGCCTGCCGGCCGGCGGGGGCACGACCTTCGGGTTCCTCGCCAACTGGACCGGCGGCAACCCCGCCCCGGCGGTCACCTGCACGGTCTCCTGACCGCGCGCCCGGCCGGCCACGCCCGCACTGTGGCCGGCCGGGCACGCACCCCCGACCCGGTTGATCAGGGACTTCGCGGGTGGACACGCCGGCTGAGACGCCCACCAACTCCCTGATCAACCGCGTGGGGGGTGGTGCGGATGGCGACGCCGCGGGGCGGGAGGACGTCGCCGCCGAGTAGGGGGTGCCAGGCACTCCGGACAGTTCGATGGGCTCGTCGGTGCGGTTGACCAGGAAGTGGTGCGTGCCGCGGATGGCCAGCTCGACGCGGCCGCGCAACGGATCGGGCAGTTCGCTGTGGACGCCGGCGGCGTCCGCTAGCTGGGCTAGCACGGGTGCCAGGCCGGCCGGGCCGAGCCGGGTGGAGACGTAGCTGGCCGATCCGGTGCCGGCGGGGCGGCGGGTGACGGCGGGACGGCCGGCGTACTCGCCGGTCTTGTACCTGGCGAGCACCTCCACCGCCGGGTCGGTGATGTCCACGCGGTCGGTCCAGAGCGTGCCGGTCACGCCGGTGTCCAGCGCCACGCTGTCGCCGTCGAGCAGCGGGCCGAACTCCTCGACGCGGATGCCGAGCAGCTCGCGCAGCGCGCCCGGATAGCCGCCCAGCCACACGTGGTCGTTTTCGTCGACGATCCCGGAGAAGTACGTGGTGACGAGGTGGCCGCCGCGCGCCACGTACTCCCCCAGCCGAGCGGCGAGCCGCGCCGGCACCACGTGCAGGATCGGCGCGACCACGAGCCCGTACCCGTCGAACGGCGCGGCGACGGGCAGCACGTCGGCGCGGATCCCGACGGCGAGGAACGCCGAGTACCAGTCGAGCGCCTCCTGCCGGTACCGCAGCCGCGACGTCGGGTGCGAGTCGAGCTCGCTGGCCCACCACGACTCCCAGTCGAAGAGGATCGCGGCGGGGGCCGGCAGCCGCGGCACCCCGGCGACCGGGGCGAGCCCGGCCAGCGTCCGCCCCAACTCGGACGCTGACCGGAAGACCTCGCTCCGCTCACCCGCGTGCGGCACCATCGCCGAGTGGTACTTCTCCGCGCCTGCCGCGGACTGCCGCCACTGGAAGAAGCAGACCGCGTCCGCGCCGTGCGCCACGTGGGTCAGCGAGTCGCGGGCCAGCTCCCCGTCGCGCTTGGCGAGGTTGACCGGCTGCCAGTTGACCGCGCTGGTGGAGTGCTCCATCAGGTACCACGGCCGCCCGCCGCCCAGGTTGCCGGTGAGGTTGGCCGAGAACGACAGCTCGTCAAGCCCTTGCGGGCCCGGCAGTACATAGTGGTCGTTGGCTACGAAGTCCACTTCGGACGCCCAGTCGGCGAAGTTCATGCCGGCCGTCTCGCCCATCACCATGAAGTTCGTGGTGACCGGCACGTCCGGCGTGGCCGCGCGCAGGATCTCGGCCTCCGCGCGCAGGTAGTCGCGGAGCGCGTCGGAGGAGAACCGCTTGAAGTCCAGCTGCTGGGTGGGGTTGGGATACGAGGCGGCCTGCCGGGGCGGGAGCACCTGGTCGAACTCGCCGTACCGCTGGGCCCAGAAGGCCGTGCCCCACGCGGCGTTGAGCCCTTCGACGGTGCCGTACCGGGCGCGCAGCCAGTCGCGGAAGGCGCGTGCGGCGT
The window above is part of the Phytohabitans houttuyneae genome. Proteins encoded here:
- a CDS encoding cellulose binding domain-containing protein yields the protein MPLGDSITAGPGCWRAYLWDRLQRSGYTDVDFVGTQSGGGCAVPLDPDHEGHGGFSATGIADQNQLPPWLSATNPDVVLMHLGTNDMWGGYIPTDNKITALTKLVGQMRANNPNMKIIVAQIIPMGANACATCPADVIAYNNRIPAWAAGLTTAQSPITVVDQWTGFNTATDTGDGVHPNDAGFQKMAERWYPALVRALGGTTPTTPPVTTPPVTTPPVTTPPVTTPPPTGGACTATYRVVSQWTGGFQGEVAVRNTGTTARSAWTATFSFGGGQQVTQAWNATVTQTGAAVTARNLNWNGSLPAGGGTTFGFLANWTGGNPAPAVTCTVS
- a CDS encoding cellulose binding domain-containing protein, with product MRYRRVRRTASAAALLLATGVLAGIGQPAAQAAATPTTVTVNARAGLATMPATGLGINDAIWDQELGTNAVADLLKSAGVTMRRYPGGSYADIYHWEDHTAPGGYVAPNTGFDTFMAGVRRTGATPMIIANYGTGTAAEAAGWVRQANVVKKYGVKYWTVGNENYGNGHYGAAWEADNHPDKSPRQYATEVVAYADAMKAVDPTIKVGAVLTIPAGWPDAVVAEGDAGSWNQVVLSIAGPKIDFVDVHWYPGGATAAEGLAKTAHLPDALYILRQQIAKYAGPGSERIGISLTETNVDIGRNTQPGAIFLADTYASLLANGVFTVQWWNVHNGIGDISTVAGQTDYDDFGILSSGNCTSDGTTCQPALNTPFAPYHGLSMMNKLARPGDQFIRAAADDPLVTAHAVRRSNGDVNVLLLNSDPDNARDVTIDYAGFAPAGGAVTVHTYANGATGIATASAGTATSQTLPPYSLTVVQARNSRPIAGLPAAPGQPAASAVTDRTATISWPAGRAGAHPIAKYEVYRQHGAVSEQLGETPGTSLTVNNLRPGSRYTVNVLARDTAGNVSWASPPLSFTTGTPAQSACTVKWTYTADWSSGYVASLDIANTGTRALTSWTLTYEWPTTWQQMNGGWNANWTATGRTVKVTNLDGAGLDVGATVNVGFVGGYSGPNVTPAVFTLNGNVCTTL
- a CDS encoding ATP-binding protein — encoded protein: MTSADLPARDRAGPAPTTVPEAVAVDHQFDADGLYALRAALAAHADHLGASREQVERLLIVGGELATNAIRHGGGSGRLRLWRDGELLRCQISDCGQGMRDTAAGSRQPEPTALGGRGLWIVRRLCTDVVIETSPKGTTVTAAIPLNGAATA
- a CDS encoding TetR/AcrR family transcriptional regulator yields the protein MTVPRASRRRAQPPADREPILRAATHLFRTHGYAATSIARVAQEAGVLPPAVFAAFTSKAGLLRAAVEAAAAFDDRTALSWVHDAPSAAEALRRYAGTIAAVAQRAYPIHAVAQAAADADPKVAELVADLDRQRLTGAGYIATAVAAKRGDADLSRVGFLRDTIWALNSPLLYGLLVHQRGWTVAAYRDWIATALTALAVPSPRQ